One Pantoea trifolii DNA segment encodes these proteins:
- the mlaD gene encoding outer membrane lipid asymmetry maintenance protein MlaD — translation MQSKKNEIWVGVFMLAALLALLFLALRVADLKTIGTEPTWKMYATFDNIGGLKVSSPVKIGGVLIGRVSDIALDEKTLSPRVTMDISDKFANKIPDTSSLAIRTQGLLGEQFLALNLGFDDPELGSSMLKDGGTLRDTKSALVLEDLIGQFLYKSGDNKPNDKSQGAESAPAAPATTE, via the coding sequence ATGCAAAGCAAGAAAAACGAAATCTGGGTTGGCGTCTTCATGCTGGCTGCGCTGCTGGCGCTGTTATTCCTCGCTCTTCGCGTCGCCGATCTTAAAACAATCGGCACCGAACCGACGTGGAAGATGTATGCCACCTTCGATAATATTGGCGGACTCAAAGTCAGTTCTCCGGTAAAAATTGGCGGCGTGTTAATTGGCCGTGTATCAGATATCGCGCTTGATGAGAAAACCCTTTCTCCGCGTGTGACCATGGATATCAGCGATAAATTCGCCAATAAGATTCCAGACACCAGCTCATTAGCCATCCGCACCCAAGGTCTGCTGGGTGAGCAGTTCCTGGCGTTGAATTTAGGTTTTGACGATCCTGAACTTGGCTCTTCGATGCTGAAAGATGGCGGCACGCTGCGTGACACCAAATCGGCACTGGTGCTGGAAGACCTCATCGGTCAATTCCTCTATAAGAGCGGCGATAACAAACCCAACGACAAATCCCAGGGTGCGGAGAGCGCACCAGCAGCACCTGCAACAACGGAATAA
- the kdsD gene encoding arabinose-5-phosphate isomerase KdsD translates to MSHQQPDFDFQQAGKAVLRIEREGLEQLDQYINDDFDRACAMIFACRGKVVVMGMGKSGHIGKKMAATFASTGTPSFFVHPGEASHGDLGMVSTNDVVIAISNSGESGEILALVPVLKRQKVQLICITGRPDSAMGRAADVHLCVKVPQEACPLGLAPTTSTTATLVMGDALAVALLEARGFTQEDFALSHPGGALGRKLLLHVSDIMHSGDEIPHVSRDASMRDALLEITRKNLGLTVIVDDLMKIEGIFTDGDLRRVFDMGIDFQKATIQEVMTSGGIRVRPNMLAVDALNLMQNKNITALLVADDDRLLGVVHMHDMLRAGVV, encoded by the coding sequence ATGTCACATCAGCAACCGGATTTCGATTTTCAGCAAGCAGGTAAAGCGGTGCTGCGCATCGAACGCGAAGGGCTGGAGCAGCTTGATCAATATATCAATGATGATTTCGATCGCGCTTGCGCGATGATCTTTGCCTGCCGAGGCAAAGTGGTGGTGATGGGCATGGGAAAATCCGGACATATCGGTAAAAAGATGGCCGCGACGTTTGCCAGCACCGGTACGCCCTCTTTCTTTGTGCATCCCGGTGAAGCCAGCCACGGCGATCTCGGCATGGTCAGCACCAATGACGTGGTGATCGCGATTTCCAATAGCGGTGAATCCGGCGAAATCCTGGCGTTGGTGCCGGTGTTAAAGCGCCAGAAGGTGCAGCTGATCTGTATTACCGGGCGTCCGGACAGCGCGATGGGCCGCGCCGCGGATGTGCATCTGTGCGTGAAAGTGCCGCAGGAAGCCTGTCCGCTCGGCCTGGCGCCGACCACCAGCACCACCGCGACCTTAGTCATGGGTGATGCGCTGGCCGTGGCGTTGCTGGAAGCGCGCGGATTTACCCAGGAAGATTTTGCGCTGTCGCATCCCGGCGGTGCGCTGGGCCGCAAACTGCTGCTGCACGTCAGCGATATCATGCACAGCGGCGATGAAATCCCGCACGTCAGCCGTGATGCGTCGATGCGTGATGCGCTGCTGGAAATTACCCGCAAGAATCTTGGTTTAACGGTGATTGTCGATGACCTGATGAAAATCGAAGGCATCTTCACCGATGGTGACTTGCGCCGCGTGTTCGATATGGGCATCGATTTCCAGAAAGCCACCATTCAGGAAGTGATGACCAGCGGCGGTATTCGCGTGCGCCCGAATATGCTCGCGGTCGATGCCCTTAATCTGATGCAAAACAAAAACATCACCGCCCTGCTGGTGGCCGATGACGATCGCCTGCTCGGTGTGGTACATATGCATGACATGCTGCGCGCTGGCGTAGTCTGA
- the mlaF gene encoding phospholipid ABC transporter ATP-binding protein MlaF, which yields MIQQQTNLVEVRGVSFTRGDRTIFDDISLTVPAGKVTAIMGPSGIGKTTLLRLIGGQLQPDKGEIWFRDQNIPTLSRTKLYEARKKMSMLFQSGALFTDLNVYENVAWPLREHTQLPPELLHSTVLMKLEAVGLRGAAKLMPAELSGGMARRAALARAIALEPELIMFDEPFVGQDPITMGVLVKLIDELNHALGLTCIVVSHDVPEVLSIADHAYIVAGQKIIAQGSAPELRENPDPRVRQFIEGHADGPVPFRFAAGDYLSDLTRSGRT from the coding sequence ATGATCCAGCAGCAAACGAATCTGGTTGAGGTTCGTGGCGTCAGTTTCACGCGCGGAGATCGTACAATCTTTGACGATATCTCGTTAACGGTACCCGCCGGTAAAGTCACCGCGATCATGGGGCCGTCCGGAATTGGTAAAACCACGCTTTTACGTCTGATTGGCGGGCAATTACAGCCCGATAAAGGCGAGATTTGGTTCCGCGATCAGAATATCCCGACGCTTTCCCGCACGAAATTGTACGAAGCGCGTAAAAAAATGAGCATGCTGTTTCAGTCAGGCGCGCTGTTTACCGATCTCAACGTGTATGAAAACGTTGCCTGGCCATTGCGTGAACATACGCAACTGCCACCAGAACTGTTGCACAGCACCGTATTGATGAAGCTGGAAGCGGTGGGTTTGCGTGGTGCTGCGAAACTGATGCCTGCCGAACTCTCCGGCGGTATGGCGCGCCGTGCGGCGCTGGCGCGTGCTATCGCGCTGGAACCGGAACTGATCATGTTCGATGAGCCTTTTGTCGGCCAGGATCCGATCACCATGGGCGTGCTGGTGAAATTAATTGACGAACTTAATCATGCTTTGGGCCTGACCTGCATTGTGGTTTCACACGATGTGCCTGAGGTATTGAGCATTGCCGATCATGCCTATATTGTTGCCGGACAAAAAATTATTGCTCAGGGCAGCGCGCCGGAACTGCGGGAAAATCCCGATCCGCGTGTGCGCCAGTTTATCGAGGGTCATGCGGATGGTCCGGTGCCGTTTCGCTTTGCCGCTGGCGATTATCTCAGCGACTTGACCCGCTCAGGGAGAACGTAA
- the mlaB gene encoding lipid asymmetry maintenance protein MlaB — MSEPLRWQRTASTLALSGKLDRDTLLTLWQERDTAVADITTIDVAGLERVDSAGLALLVHLREIARAQGSVPLFSGISDKLQSLITLYNLQQIIVSAEKIA, encoded by the coding sequence ATGAGTGAACCGTTACGCTGGCAGCGTACTGCCAGCACGCTGGCTTTAAGCGGCAAATTAGATCGTGATACTTTGCTGACCTTGTGGCAGGAACGTGACACTGCGGTGGCGGATATCACCACCATCGACGTTGCCGGGCTGGAAAGGGTCGATTCAGCGGGTTTAGCGCTGTTGGTGCATCTGCGTGAAATCGCGCGAGCCCAAGGCAGCGTGCCACTTTTCTCTGGCATCTCCGATAAACTTCAGTCACTGATCACGCTGTATAACCTGCAGCAGATTATTGTTTCTGCGGAAAAAATCGCCTGA
- the lptB gene encoding LPS export ABC transporter ATP-binding protein, which translates to MATLIAENLAKAYKGRRVVEDVSLQVKSGEIVGLLGPNGAGKTTTFYMVVGIVPRDAGRIIIDDEDISILPLHARARRGIGYLPQEASIFRRLSVYDNLMAVLQIRDDLTEEQRQDRANELMEEFHIGHLRDSMGQALSGGERRRVEIARALAANPKFILLDEPFAGVDPISVIDIKKIIEHLRDSGLGVLITDHNVRETLAVCERAYIVSQGHLIAHGTPDEILVDEQVKRVYLGEEFRL; encoded by the coding sequence ATGGCAACACTAATCGCTGAGAACCTGGCGAAAGCCTACAAAGGCCGCCGCGTGGTGGAAGATGTTAGCCTGCAGGTAAAATCCGGCGAGATTGTCGGCCTGCTGGGCCCAAACGGTGCCGGTAAAACCACCACCTTTTACATGGTGGTCGGAATTGTGCCGCGCGATGCGGGCCGCATCATAATTGATGATGAAGACATCAGCATCCTGCCGCTGCATGCGCGCGCCCGTCGCGGTATCGGCTATCTGCCGCAGGAAGCCTCGATCTTCCGCCGCCTGAGCGTGTACGACAACCTGATGGCGGTGCTGCAGATCCGTGATGATCTGACAGAAGAGCAGCGTCAGGATCGTGCCAACGAGCTGATGGAAGAGTTCCATATAGGCCATCTGCGCGACAGCATGGGCCAGGCGCTGTCGGGTGGTGAACGCCGTCGTGTGGAAATTGCCCGCGCGCTGGCGGCTAATCCGAAATTCATCCTGCTGGATGAGCCTTTTGCCGGTGTTGACCCGATTTCGGTTATCGACATCAAAAAAATCATCGAGCATCTGCGTGACAGCGGCCTTGGCGTACTGATTACCGACCACAACGTGCGTGAAACCCTCGCGGTGTGTGAACGCGCGTATATCGTTAGCCAGGGTCATTTAATTGCCCATGGCACGCCTGATGAAATTCTTGTAGATGAGCAGGTTAAGCGTGTTTATTTGGGCGAAGAGTTCAGACTCTGA
- the mlaE gene encoding lipid asymmetry maintenance ABC transporter permease subunit MlaE translates to MLLQALASFGRQGINTCAAFGRAGLMLFHALVGKPAFRRHAPLLVKQLYSVGVLSLLIIVVSGLFIGMVLGLQGYLVLTTYNAETSLGMLVALSLLRELGPVVTALLFAGRAGSALTAEIGLMKATEQLSSMEMMAVDPLRRVVSPRFWAGFISMPLLALIFTAVGIAGGALVGVSWKGIDPGFFWSAMQNAVDFRTDVVNCMIKSAVFAVTVTWIALFNGYDAIPTSEGISRATTRTVVHASLAVLGLDFVLTALMFGN, encoded by the coding sequence ATGTTGTTACAGGCGCTAGCGTCATTTGGACGTCAGGGAATTAATACCTGTGCCGCTTTTGGCCGCGCAGGCCTCATGCTCTTTCATGCGCTGGTGGGTAAGCCGGCGTTTCGTCGCCATGCGCCGCTGCTGGTAAAACAGCTCTACAGCGTGGGCGTATTATCGTTGCTGATCATTGTGGTATCCGGCCTGTTTATTGGCATGGTGCTGGGTCTGCAAGGCTATCTGGTGCTGACCACCTACAATGCTGAAACCAGCCTTGGCATGCTGGTGGCGCTCTCGCTGCTGCGTGAACTCGGTCCGGTAGTGACCGCATTGCTGTTTGCCGGCCGGGCAGGTTCAGCGTTAACCGCAGAAATCGGGCTGATGAAAGCCACTGAACAGCTCTCGAGCATGGAGATGATGGCCGTCGATCCATTACGTCGCGTGGTATCACCGCGCTTCTGGGCCGGCTTTATCAGCATGCCGCTACTGGCGCTGATCTTTACCGCCGTCGGTATTGCCGGTGGCGCGCTGGTGGGGGTGAGCTGGAAAGGGATCGATCCGGGTTTCTTCTGGTCGGCGATGCAGAACGCGGTGGATTTCCGCACTGATGTCGTTAACTGCATGATCAAAAGCGCGGTCTTTGCCGTTACGGTAACCTGGATTGCGCTATTTAATGGCTATGATGCCATCCCGACCTCGGAAGGGATCAGTCGGGCGACGACGCGTACCGTGGTGCATGCTTCACTGGCGGTACTCGGTTTGGATTTTGTGCTGACAGCACTGATGTTTGGGAATTGA
- a CDS encoding calcium/sodium antiporter: MFVASALLFIGLILLVYGADRLVFSAAILCRSFGIPPLIIGMTVVSIGTSLPELIVSFSAAQHGQMDLAVGTALGSNITNILLILGGAALLHPLTVHSNLIRRELPLMLLVSLLSGIMLFDNHLSRLDGVALLLIALGYLLVVIRIARRAERDNNDTLTREQLAELPRDEAGNTVAFLWLAVALIILPMSTRMVIDNATVFADYFGVSELVMGLTLIAVGTSLPELATVVAGALKGEDDIAIGNLIGANIFNLAIVLGLPALIHPGSVDAHAFARDYWVMLAVSVLFALLCLLRKRRIGRIAGTLLLGGFIAWVLWLWLSPMLITSY; this comes from the coding sequence ATGTTCGTAGCCTCTGCCTTGCTGTTTATCGGATTGATTTTACTGGTTTACGGCGCCGACCGTCTGGTATTTAGCGCCGCGATCCTCTGTCGATCCTTTGGCATCCCACCACTGATCATAGGCATGACGGTGGTGAGCATTGGCACATCATTGCCGGAATTAATTGTCTCATTTTCGGCCGCACAGCATGGACAGATGGATTTAGCGGTTGGCACCGCGCTGGGCTCGAACATCACCAACATTCTCTTGATTCTGGGTGGCGCAGCGTTGCTCCACCCATTGACAGTACACTCCAATCTGATTCGGCGCGAACTGCCATTAATGCTGCTAGTCTCACTGCTCAGCGGCATCATGCTGTTTGATAATCATCTGAGCCGTCTTGATGGCGTTGCGCTGCTACTGATCGCGCTGGGTTATCTGCTGGTGGTGATCCGCATTGCTCGCCGCGCTGAACGTGACAATAACGACACGCTCACCCGTGAACAGCTGGCCGAACTGCCGCGCGACGAAGCTGGCAACACCGTGGCCTTTCTGTGGCTGGCAGTCGCGCTAATTATTCTGCCGATGTCAACGCGGATGGTGATCGACAACGCCACCGTCTTTGCCGACTACTTCGGTGTGAGCGAACTGGTGATGGGCCTGACGCTGATTGCCGTCGGCACCAGCTTACCCGAACTGGCTACCGTTGTGGCCGGCGCGCTGAAAGGTGAGGACGATATCGCTATCGGTAACCTGATCGGCGCCAACATTTTCAATCTGGCGATTGTGCTCGGCCTACCAGCGCTGATTCATCCCGGCAGCGTTGATGCGCATGCCTTCGCACGTGATTACTGGGTGATGCTGGCAGTGAGCGTGCTGTTCGCCCTGCTCTGCCTGCTGCGCAAACGCCGTATTGGCCGTATCGCAGGCACACTATTATTAGGTGGTTTTATCGCGTGGGTGCTGTGGCTGTGGCTCAGCCCCATGCTTATCACAAGCTATTAA
- the mlaC gene encoding phospholipid-binding protein MlaC, which produces MFRRLLMIAVLAIAPLAANAAADQTNPYKLMNEAAEKTFTRLKNEQPKIKQDPNYLREVVRQELMPYVQVKYAGALVLGRYYRDATPAQRDAYFAAFGDYLAQAYGQALALYNGQTYQIQPEQPIGDANIVAIRVTIIDPNGRPPVRLDFQWRKNSQTGNWQAYDMVAEGISMITTKQNEWGDLLRTKGIDGLTAQLKVYAAQPITLDKKQ; this is translated from the coding sequence ATGTTTAGACGCTTACTGATGATTGCCGTGTTGGCAATCGCACCGCTGGCAGCCAACGCCGCAGCGGATCAAACTAATCCTTACAAGCTGATGAACGAAGCGGCGGAAAAGACCTTCACCCGTCTGAAAAACGAACAGCCGAAGATTAAGCAGGATCCGAACTATCTGCGCGAAGTGGTGCGTCAGGAACTGATGCCTTATGTACAGGTAAAATATGCCGGTGCGTTAGTTCTCGGTCGCTATTATCGCGATGCGACACCGGCGCAACGCGATGCCTATTTTGCCGCGTTCGGTGATTATCTGGCGCAGGCGTACGGCCAGGCGCTGGCGCTGTATAACGGTCAAACTTACCAAATCCAGCCGGAACAGCCGATTGGCGATGCCAATATCGTAGCGATTCGCGTCACCATTATCGATCCGAATGGTCGTCCGCCGGTGCGCCTCGATTTCCAGTGGCGCAAGAACAGCCAGACCGGCAACTGGCAGGCGTATGACATGGTGGCCGAAGGCATCAGCATGATCACCACGAAACAGAATGAGTGGGGCGACCTGTTGCGCACCAAAGGCATTGATGGCTTGACGGCTCAGCTGAAAGTCTATGCAGCACAGCCGATCACCCTGGATAAAAAGCAATAA
- the kdsC gene encoding 3-deoxy-manno-octulosonate-8-phosphatase KdsC, with amino-acid sequence MSAETAMVETCYGPVSAEVMARAAKIRLLICDVDGVMSDGVIYMGNSGEELKAFNVRDGYGVRCLLTSGVEVAIITGRKAKLLEDRCKTLGITHLYQGQSDKLLAWRELLDKLSLTAEQVAYIGDDLIDWPVMAQAGLSVAVADAHPILLPRAHYVTRIAGGRGAVRELCDLILMAQNKFEDAKGQSI; translated from the coding sequence ATGAGTGCTGAAACAGCAATGGTCGAGACGTGCTACGGTCCGGTGAGCGCGGAAGTCATGGCGCGTGCTGCGAAGATTCGCCTGCTGATTTGTGACGTTGATGGCGTGATGTCGGATGGCGTGATTTACATGGGTAACAGCGGTGAAGAGTTGAAAGCTTTTAACGTGCGCGATGGTTATGGCGTGCGTTGCCTGCTGACCTCCGGCGTTGAAGTGGCTATTATTACCGGCCGCAAAGCAAAACTGCTGGAAGATCGCTGTAAGACGCTCGGCATTACGCATCTTTACCAGGGACAATCGGATAAGCTTTTGGCCTGGCGGGAACTCCTGGATAAACTGTCATTGACCGCAGAGCAGGTCGCCTACATTGGCGATGACCTGATCGACTGGCCGGTGATGGCGCAGGCGGGTTTGAGCGTGGCCGTTGCCGATGCCCACCCGATTTTACTGCCGCGCGCGCATTATGTGACCCGCATTGCCGGTGGGCGCGGCGCGGTACGTGAGTTGTGCGATCTGATCTTGATGGCGCAGAACAAATTTGAGGATGCCAAAGGGCAATCAATATGA
- the ibaG gene encoding BolA family iron metabolism protein IbaG — protein MENSEVQAVLMQALALEEVHVLSNDGSHFQVIAVGEMFGELSRVKKQQAVYAPLMEYIADNRIHAVSIKTYTPAEWARDRKLNGF, from the coding sequence ATGGAAAATAGTGAAGTTCAGGCCGTGCTGATGCAGGCGCTGGCATTAGAAGAAGTACACGTACTTAGCAACGATGGCAGCCATTTTCAGGTCATCGCAGTGGGCGAAATGTTCGGCGAACTGAGCCGCGTGAAGAAGCAGCAGGCTGTGTACGCGCCGCTGATGGAATATATTGCGGATAATCGTATTCATGCGGTTTCCATCAAAACTTATACCCCAGCCGAGTGGGCGCGCGACCGTAAACTCAACGGTTTCTGA
- the lptC gene encoding LPS export ABC transporter periplasmic protein LptC → MSKSRRWMTLILALIALVLIGWNLTNQDDDRTPVATNDQAPTYTSEKSNTVVYNPTGALGYKLVSDKVTYFAADEISWFDNPVMTTYDVNKVATWSVRADKAKLTKDRMLYLYGNVVVNTLTQDSQLERILTDNAQVNLVTQDVTSDDQVTLFGRSFNSTGMKMRGNLRTKHAELLEKVKTSYEIQNEQK, encoded by the coding sequence ATGAGTAAGAGCAGGCGTTGGATGACGCTGATCCTGGCCTTGATCGCCTTAGTGCTGATCGGCTGGAATCTCACCAACCAGGATGACGACCGAACGCCGGTAGCAACCAACGATCAAGCGCCAACCTACACCAGCGAGAAATCGAACACGGTGGTGTATAACCCAACAGGCGCGCTGGGCTATAAGCTGGTCTCCGATAAAGTCACCTACTTTGCTGCCGATGAGATAAGTTGGTTCGATAATCCGGTGATGACCACCTATGACGTAAACAAAGTCGCGACATGGTCGGTGCGCGCCGATAAGGCAAAGCTGACTAAAGATCGTATGCTTTATCTTTATGGCAACGTTGTCGTCAATACCTTGACCCAGGATTCACAGCTTGAGCGCATCCTTACCGATAACGCTCAGGTTAATTTGGTCACCCAGGATGTGACATCTGACGATCAAGTCACCCTTTTTGGCCGCAGTTTTAATTCCACTGGCATGAAAATGCGCGGCAATTTACGGACGAAACACGCAGAGCTGCTTGAAAAGGTCAAAACTTCCTATGAAATTCAAAATGAACAAAAATAG
- the lptA gene encoding lipopolysaccharide ABC transporter substrate-binding protein LptA, which produces MKFKMNKNSLKLLLVGTLLATSLPALALTGDSDKPVNIDSVNQALDLQGNVATFTGNVIVTQGSIKITADKVVVTRPGGDSKKTIVDAYGTPATFYQMQDNGKPVQGHASKLHYELANDFVELTGNAFIQQQDSNIKGDRITYLVKEQKMQAFSQGDSKRVTTVLVPSQLQDKNGSSASPKKSN; this is translated from the coding sequence ATGAAATTCAAAATGAACAAAAATAGCCTTAAGTTATTGCTGGTGGGTACGCTGCTGGCAACGAGCCTGCCTGCGCTGGCATTAACTGGCGACTCAGACAAGCCGGTGAATATTGACTCCGTCAACCAGGCGCTGGACCTGCAGGGCAACGTCGCGACCTTTACCGGCAACGTGATTGTGACCCAGGGTTCCATCAAGATTACCGCCGATAAAGTGGTCGTCACCCGTCCGGGCGGCGATAGCAAGAAAACCATCGTTGATGCTTACGGCACGCCAGCCACCTTCTATCAGATGCAGGATAACGGCAAGCCGGTGCAAGGCCACGCCAGTAAACTGCACTATGAACTGGCGAACGATTTTGTTGAACTGACCGGTAATGCCTTCATTCAGCAGCAGGACAGCAACATCAAAGGCGACCGCATCACTTACCTGGTGAAAGAGCAGAAGATGCAGGCGTTCAGCCAGGGTGACAGCAAGCGCGTGACCACCGTTCTGGTTCCGTCGCAGCTGCAGGACAAAAACGGTTCGTCCGCGAGCCCTAAAAAGAGTAACTGA
- the rpoN gene encoding RNA polymerase factor sigma-54 has protein sequence MKQGLQLRLSQQLAMTPQLQQAIRLLQLSTLELQQELQLALESNPLLEQTDLHEEIDAREFQEQESDSLDTREALEQKDMPEDLPLDATWDEIYTAGTPSGTGTDYQDDELPIYQGETTQSLQDYLMWQVELTPFTDTDRAIATSIVDAIDDTGYLTVNLQDIYDSIGDEELTLEEVEAVLKRVQRFDPVGVGARDLRDCLLVQLSQYDAATPMLAEARLIVSEHLDLLANHDFRSLIRVTRLKEEVLKEAMLLIQSLDPRPGQSINTSEPEYVIPDVLVRKISKRWTVELNSDSMPRLKINQQYAAMGGAGRNESDNQYIRSNLQEAKWLIKSLESRNDTLLKVTRCIVEQQQAFFEQGEEYMRPMVLADIAQAVDMHESTISRVTTQKYLHSPRGIFELKYFFSSHVNTEGGGEASSTAIRALVKKLISAENPAKPLSDSKLTSMLSEQGIMVARRTVAKYRESLSIPPSNQRKQLV, from the coding sequence ATGAAGCAAGGTTTGCAACTCAGGCTCAGCCAACAGCTGGCGATGACTCCACAGTTGCAGCAAGCCATTCGCTTGCTGCAACTCTCTACGCTTGAACTCCAGCAAGAACTCCAACTGGCGCTGGAAAGCAATCCGCTGCTTGAACAAACCGATCTGCACGAAGAAATCGACGCGCGAGAATTTCAGGAACAAGAGAGTGATTCATTAGACACACGTGAAGCACTTGAACAGAAAGACATGCCTGAAGATCTCCCGCTCGACGCCACCTGGGACGAAATCTACACGGCGGGCACGCCGTCAGGCACCGGCACCGATTACCAGGATGACGAACTGCCAATCTATCAGGGCGAAACCACGCAATCGCTGCAGGATTATCTTATGTGGCAAGTGGAGTTAACGCCGTTCACTGATACCGATCGCGCCATCGCCACATCCATTGTTGATGCCATTGACGACACCGGCTATCTCACCGTCAACTTACAAGATATTTATGACAGTATTGGCGATGAAGAGCTGACGCTGGAAGAAGTTGAAGCCGTGCTCAAGCGCGTGCAGCGTTTTGATCCAGTCGGCGTTGGTGCCCGTGATTTGCGTGATTGCCTGTTAGTCCAGCTGTCGCAATATGATGCCGCCACGCCCATGCTGGCGGAAGCGCGCCTGATTGTGAGCGAACATCTTGATCTGCTGGCCAACCATGATTTCCGCAGCCTGATACGCGTAACCCGTCTGAAGGAAGAGGTGCTGAAGGAGGCGATGTTGCTGATTCAGTCACTGGATCCGCGCCCTGGCCAGTCAATCAATACCAGCGAACCGGAATATGTCATTCCCGATGTGCTGGTGCGTAAAATCAGCAAGCGCTGGACAGTTGAACTCAATTCCGACAGCATGCCGCGCCTGAAAATCAATCAGCAGTATGCTGCGATGGGCGGAGCTGGCCGTAATGAAAGCGATAATCAGTATATTCGTAGCAACTTACAGGAAGCCAAGTGGCTGATTAAGAGCCTGGAGAGCCGTAACGACACGCTGCTGAAAGTGACACGCTGTATCGTTGAACAGCAGCAGGCATTTTTTGAGCAGGGTGAGGAGTACATGCGTCCGATGGTGCTGGCGGATATCGCTCAGGCTGTTGATATGCACGAATCCACTATTTCCCGCGTGACCACGCAAAAGTATTTACACAGCCCGCGTGGCATCTTTGAACTGAAGTATTTTTTCTCCAGTCACGTCAACACCGAGGGCGGCGGCGAAGCCTCGTCTACGGCGATTCGTGCATTAGTGAAAAAATTGATCTCGGCGGAAAACCCCGCAAAACCCTTGAGCGACAGCAAACTGACCTCCATGTTATCCGAACAGGGCATCATGGTAGCGCGACGTACGGTTGCTAAATATCGCGAGTCTTTATCTATACCGCCATCAAACCAGCGTAAACAGCTGGTTTGA
- the hpf gene encoding ribosome hibernation promoting factor: MQLNLTGLNVEITEPLREFVNTKFAKLEHYFDRINQVYIVLKVEKVTQIADATLHVNGGELHATSEAEDMYAAIDGLIDKLSRQLTKHKDKLKKH, encoded by the coding sequence ATGCAGCTAAACCTTACCGGACTTAATGTTGAGATTACCGAACCTCTGCGTGAATTTGTAAATACCAAATTTGCCAAACTGGAACACTATTTTGATCGTATCAATCAGGTTTATATTGTTCTGAAGGTTGAGAAGGTGACGCAGATTGCGGATGCAACACTGCACGTCAACGGCGGGGAGCTGCACGCCACATCGGAAGCGGAAGACATGTACGCGGCCATCGACGGGTTAATCGACAAGCTTTCCCGTCAGCTGACCAAACACAAAGACAAACTGAAAAAACACTAA